The Helianthus annuus cultivar XRQ/B chromosome 11, HanXRQr2.0-SUNRISE, whole genome shotgun sequence region TACACTGATCACTTGTTGAGAAATtgatttgatgagttgcttgggacaagtaacggttaagtgtggggatgtgacgggcggtccattggacaaccctttatgatgttaaaagataagtttatccctcatttaaGTGTGTAATTATCTCGAATTAGATAACCACTGTTGCTTATGTCTCAGGTGCGGTTTGGCGGCTTAAAGTGAAGAAAAATGCAGCTTTGGAAGGTTTGAAGTTGAACGGGTCGAGTGTGGAGCAAAAGAtgaaacaaagaagaaaaatcagctttccaccgtaaattacggtcctaccgtaatttacggtggacctgattTCCACCTGAATGCTACCGTAACTCAGGAAAATGATGTCGTAACATATTGAACttcaccgtaaattacgatgatcatcaccgtaatttacggtggaggcgaCGCACAAATCGTAACTGCCATCATTAAGTTGGTTTTTGGGGTGTCTTTTCATGTATCTCATCATTGGTCGGTTATTGGAGACACTAGGGGCGAATTTGGGTGATTTGGCTTGGCTTGgaacaatttctaacattcggtttgtgattttgatttgtatgaacattgaactacttgttatgatgattcaccaagctatgcgTGGCTAAAACtctcggtgatcatcttaggtgaaggtttatcttgaacttttgtgtgtttatttctgaatttctagaatgataacttgcgttgcttgaatatcatggtaTATGCATAATTATTTATAGCTTGTTAATCGATAGTGTAATTTCTAGTCttgatcgtacgttcttggtgtcgttggcaatcgagatatcacgggaagggttagggttggttattggttaattgATCATCGAGAAACAACCTCGCATTagaatccgagtactttgttccctttcaTCACTTCGATCATGTATgtacgagttatgtctatgtaactctttctagttgaaaTTTCACACAATTGTTAAAGGAAAccgaatcctaagatggtcattgctcccctaatctgttaaacaaccaatCTTTATTTGCTcttagttattaatttagttttctaaaacacaatccaaatcattgaactttattttctgcaaattaggttaattgtagttaattcgcaaagctataaaatcaacacactttccacatactccctaagttcgatacccttttaccactatctattagttgttattggaattaaatttgcgtgtaccacgacaAGCACGTCAACCCTTCCATAGTTTAGTTGACCGGTCAACAAATTTGAGGCCGGGGGGTAAGATTGTGACATAACAGCGAACGTtgaggggtaaaattgcaattatttcgttaagGGGTAAGGATGCCAATCATCCCAAACCTCAaagggtaaaattgcagtttactcttaaaaGATAATCAATGAAGCATCTAGACTTACCtctatttttaattaaaaacataGGCGGTTATAGCCCCCCTCACTTTGTCCCATATCCTAATGTTTATCACATTTCCATTCTTCCTGCAAACACACATAACGATGCCCCTAAAAATGAACTAAATAAAACATCAAGATCCCATttttaaaaaatcaaacaaaatcaAAGCCCTCTTTACGCAATTTCCCAaatctcttcttcttcttctcaattTTCCCCAATTTCACACGCAAATCCCCTGTTCAGAAACTCCATATTTGCCCTCTCAATCCTTCTGGTAAGCTTCTGAATCGATATATTTGTACGATTTTGgtttttatattaatttattgTGTGTAATTAATCCCTTTATATGTCTCGATCTGAAACACCCATGATATTTTCGTTGTTCTTGGTCGTTTTTGGATTATGGGTATGTGTTTGGATGCAATTAGTGTTGAATCTGTTAATTTATTGATGACCCATTAGAGATCAGAAGGTTTGAGTGGATTTTTAGATGATAATTTGTTGAAATGATGTTGATTTACTTGCATTTGTAGTTTCTTGTGTGTGTACTCTTGTGATTTGTTTATTGTTGAagttgtggttttttttttttttttttttttttttttttttttttttgtaatgtgTGTGTTTATTAAGTTAGAAGTTGGTAGATCCTCTTAGTCAAGAGTTAAATGTGGTTTATGTGTGagacatatatatgtgtgtataacAACTATAGGAGCATATGGATTTCCATAATTTGAGTTATAAATTTTGTTTGATGTTATATGTTAATTTGGTATAAGGGAGTTCGAAACCGACTAAAATTGTTTATGACTTTTACGTTGTTTCATACGTTGGGGATTTTCTGGAAAAAGTTGTCGGGTAATGCAAATAATATAGATCTTGAAGCATTGTTACATGACTAGTTAAGTGTGCGCGAGTGAGAACGGGGTGGATATCGTAAAATTGAGAATTTAAGATGGGTATAGACATATACATACGTTATCAACTATGAAGCTTTGAACGTtttcatagttgttaaaagccaccgcctcttgcgcctaggcccaatttcctagcgaggcgaggcaattgcgctttaattctccaagTGATGGTTCATGCGCAGGTTccggcgagattcctagattctTGAGAGTTttcggccaaattctctaaattctggcaagattctagctagatttctacttttatctaacgaaactacttttctacactaataaacTAGCATTTTATAACTTTCGGTACTAAATAGACGATATTTAATGTTATATAATAGccttagtttattttatttgataaatagtattaattttctattatataaaaatattttatgttttttagttGTTGTACGCTTTTTTTTCTCAGGCccgcgctttttttgcgccttgcgcctaggccccaggcgaggcctatgcgccttgagtgcgatTAACGCTTTTAATAACTATGAACGTATCTCATATACTCCGTCCTTTGATTTTTGTTTATGTTTCTGTTTTGTCACCTACATTTGTATTTCTCCGTTTATGACTTTTTTGTTTCACGAAATAACTCAATAAGCACAGTATAGTATATATAGTCGTGAAAACCATTATCATTAGGAGGATTGCTTCATGGCTTGGAATGATTTAGCATATGATTTGAAGTGAATAGATCAAGACTATACCGTAAAAATTTTGCAACTCATAATTTTTATGTTAGTATGACTTAGCGAATAGTGTTGACTTTTGAGTGCAGTGTgcacatataatatatatatttgtgggcgctcggggggcaaaagtgaaatggtactaactttaacgttattttactaatttcgtgaaaataacgttaaaagcggcggatggttaatcatgcatcatgtggtgacgttgagtcgttgatagctgaaagacacggggtacatgcaccaatcagtctctgtcccgattgtttgagtgttatgtgtcttaggtccaaggcttgatacaaaactaccatcgagccgggggtctcactggaagcagcctctctattcctacgaggtagaggtaaggctgtctacatctaccctcctcagaccctaccttagctttgcttttggtgggatttactgagtatgatgatgatgttgattgtTAGAGTAGAAATCTTATGCATTATGCTGGGGTTCGTATTTTCAGTAATACATATCTTTCTTAGCATGCTTCCGTTTATATTGACATTTGAGAATGCTAGATCTATTTTTTCATGTTGATATCGGTGTTTTAATATGCAACTCTTGAGTGGCCTTTTATACGTTACCAATCATCATGTCGGTTTCTGTGGTTTCTATCATATATGGTGTGTTACTTTTGTCAAGTTATCTCAATGCTAAAAAATTTGACAGACATCAAATTGCATCATTCAAGACTAAAGCACGcaaatttcttaaaaaaaacagATCAAGACCGTCAGGTAATCCTATTTCTCTTTTAAAGTGATTTACCCGATTTTGTTTTTCTCATAATTTTCTATATGTTTATATGGTGGAGAATGAGGCATTATAAGTCGGTAAAATTTGAACTTTTGGAACCGCTTGTTTTCCCTTACGTCAACTTCACTCTCTTTGGGTAAAAGGGTAAATTTTGCAGTGAGTGATGCGTGTGTAGAGAGCTATACAGACGCCAatctattgaaaatcaagtatcTTGACATAATGGGGTAACTTAGTGTCGCTTGGAGACGATATTTTCACTCTCTTTGGGTAAAAGGGTATATCTTTTTTTGGATTTAACCAACTATAAGAAGttattttcttaacaaagttaaacaATGCGTTTgaatcatagttattaaaggcgctaagcacactcaaggcgcataggccttgcctggggcctaggcgcaaagcgcaaaaaaaaAGCGAGGACCTGAGAAAAATTAAGCGCATAatgaaaaaaagttaaaaatgtattagagtaaattactttttgagtccctgtgttttagtgggtttaaccacttgagtccaaaatcaaaaagtttaacaccCCGAGTCCCCAactatttattttataacgttttgagtccaattttggtaaaaaaaaattggactcaaaaggttaaaatttggactcaaaaggactcaaatggttataaaaaaaagtgtctagggactcagggcgttaagcattttgattttggactcaaatggttaaaaccactaaaacacaaggactcaaaaagtaatttactcaatatattatgtattagaaaagaatactattcttcaaaaaaaaacaaaagctattatataaaaccaaaagttctaaaaatattagtgtagaaaattagttttccttagataaaagtagaaatctggctagaatcttgtcggattttagagaatttggccggaatctaggaatctcgcctgaaccatcacctggagaattaaagcgcaaattcctcgacttaaagcgcaactgcctcgcctcgcctgaaaaatgggcctaggcgcaagaggcgatggcttttaacaactatggtttGAATTACTGAAGGGCCTGAAAGCGATCTGTGAAAGTGTCATGTAAAGCAAGGATCACCCTTTGGTATCACGGCCACCATGTCGTGCACGGATCACCAATTTTCTTAGATTTTAATCCAGAAATATAATTGTAGATTTTAATCCAGCCATCAAAATAATCATTGGCATTTCAACTCATCTTTTCTGATATCGAAACGAGGGCGTTAAATAAACCGAATGttcaacgaacagttcgtgaaccgtttggcgggatgttcgtttatgtccgttcatttaataaatgaacaaacaagAAGTTCTGTTCGATaagttaaacaaacgaacatgaacagaggttgcGCTCATTCATTGACGGTCGTGAACGTTCAGTAATGTGTTTATTTATGTTCGCTCATTAACTTCatttgtgtttgttcatttaaagattttttatgttatatttttattttattagtcTTGGTTTATAAAATTTGAAACCATAGTTATTCTATACGTCTCCGCCAACATCTTAGTTTTTGTGTTAATTATGTTaagtatttttatttatttttggtgGATTCTTCGTAGTATTAAATGATGAAAAATTGCAGATTGTATTTTTAAATGAATATACAACATTTGTTtgagttcatttatgttcgtgaacattttTTTCTGTTCGTTTTCATTCGTCTaagttcggtaagtgttcatgaacatgttcatttccttaatgaattaacacgaacaaaaaatcttGTTCAGTAAGCGTTCGTGAACTGTTCATAAACATGTTCATTCCATAATGAATGAAcgtattttttgtttttttttttttttttttttttttgaattagaCGACAACTAAGGATATCATCCTGCTGTTGTAGGTACGTATAATTTCATAACGAAATCAAAGCAAGAATTCGGATTATGGAGCTAAATTCGATCAAAGACGCATTCGATCGCGTCACAAAGAAGCAAAAAGTATCCTCCTCTAAATCCCAAGAAGCCATCGAACAGATAAGCCAAGAAATCGATCTCGCATTATCACGAATACAATCCGCAACTCCTCAACCCGACCACAACGTGATCCTTAGCGAACTAAAAGCGAAGTTAAAAGAAATGGCTCCGCTTGGTCAACTAGAAGGGCCTCAAAAGGAACTGAATCTCGCTCTGAGCAAATACACGAAGCTTCTCGAGAAACAATTCAATCCCGATATATCAAAGTCTTACAGGaacgttgactttgacttccaCACAGTCAACCAGATAATCGCCAGTCACTTGTACCGCGAGAACATGTTCGATATCGGTGATTGTTTCGTCAACGAAGCGCGTGTAGACGCGGTTGTCGACAAGAAAACTCATTTCCTCGAAATGTATCGAATACTCGAGTCGATGAAATCTCGCGACTTGGGTCCCGCGTTGAAGTGGGCCGCCGTTAACCACGACAAACTTCAACAAAACGGGTCCGACATCGAACTTAAACTCCATCGTCTACAGTTTGTCGAGATTCTTCAACACGGAAGTAGGGATGAAGCGCTTAAATATATCCGAACGTATATCGCTCCTTTTGCTAACCAACATTTTCCGGAAATCCAGAAGCTAATGGCGTGTATTTTATGGGCCGGAAAGCTCGAGTCATCTCCGTATACAGATCTTCTCTCACCGGCCCATTGGGTCAAGCTGGCCCATGAGCTAGCCCAACAGTTCTGCAATCTCGTGGGCGAGTCAATTCAAAGTCCGTTAAGCGTGACGGTTGCAGCCGGAGATCAAGGGTTACCGACGCTTTTGAAGCTGATGAACGTAATGGCGGGAAAGAAGCAAGAATGGCAGTGTATGAAGCAGTTACCGGTCCCTGTCGATTTGGATCAAGATTTTCAGTTTCATTCGATATTCGTGTGTCCCGTGAGCCGTGAACAGGCTAGTGAAGACAACCCGCCAATGCTGATGTCGTGCGGGCACGTGCTTTGCAAACAGTCGATAACGAAGTTGTCGAAAAACAACAGTACAAGGCCTTTCAAGTGTCCATATTGCCCTACAGAAGTCCAAGTTGGGCAGTGCAGAAAATTGTGCTTTTAATTGTAATTGTTTTTTATTTGAAATATGTTTTATGAAGTTAGGGTATGAGGTTGAGAATGGAGTGTTCAACTTATGCTCATGGTGGTGTGCTTTTTTATATTTATTGTATGTAAATATAAATTTCATTTCAATGGTCATGTTTCATCTGAAATTATTAGTACAATAAAGCATTGATCAATTATCTAAATTTACTTTAATAAATATTTAGGGTTATTAGATTtaatcccccccccccaattaGTAGCTATTGGCCGCTGTTACTCCTAAATTTCACTTTGACGTCCGTCATCCCCAATTTAACATTTAATGTGTtttgtcaccacgtcgttaactgatcactaattTTTGATTATGTTACTATACTTTAGGGGGTGTCATAGGAATCTTAGGAAGGTTTTAGAGATCTTAGGACACACCGAAAAGTATAGTAACAAGATCAAAAGTTAATGATCAGTTAACGATGTGGTGACAggacacactaagtgttaagttgggggtggcggGCGTCAGAGTGATAGTTGGAtgtggcagcggccaatagccaatagttagatgtgataaaatccaataacccaaatATTTATTAGGATATCTTTAATTCTTAAACCATTATTAGCTTTTTGTTAAAAGTACCTCCTTGATGCCCTTTAGTATTTATGTTCACA contains the following coding sequences:
- the LOC110889334 gene encoding protein RMD5 homolog, coding for MELNSIKDAFDRVTKKQKVSSSKSQEAIEQISQEIDLALSRIQSATPQPDHNVILSELKAKLKEMAPLGQLEGPQKELNLALSKYTKLLEKQFNPDISKSYRNVDFDFHTVNQIIASHLYRENMFDIGDCFVNEARVDAVVDKKTHFLEMYRILESMKSRDLGPALKWAAVNHDKLQQNGSDIELKLHRLQFVEILQHGSRDEALKYIRTYIAPFANQHFPEIQKLMACILWAGKLESSPYTDLLSPAHWVKLAHELAQQFCNLVGESIQSPLSVTVAAGDQGLPTLLKLMNVMAGKKQEWQCMKQLPVPVDLDQDFQFHSIFVCPVSREQASEDNPPMLMSCGHVLCKQSITKLSKNNSTRPFKCPYCPTEVQVGQCRKLCF